The Sphingomonas sanxanigenens DSM 19645 = NX02 genome includes a region encoding these proteins:
- a CDS encoding OsmC family protein — MTDQMIATRPINGIDVPAIDAMVAQIQADPDKAIARFRVKTRWTGQTRSETVIEGYELGGEAVARRFKVAADEPTELLGGNSAPNPQELLMTALNACMTVGYVSQAAIHGIALDLMEIETQGQLDLRGVLGLDESVPPGYRQLDYTVRIGGDGTPEQFEAIHQAVMKTSPNFFNLNQPICMNGRLEIV; from the coding sequence ATGACCGACCAGATGATTGCCACCCGCCCGATCAACGGCATCGATGTTCCCGCCATCGACGCGATGGTGGCGCAGATCCAGGCCGATCCCGACAAGGCGATCGCCCGCTTTCGCGTGAAGACGCGCTGGACCGGGCAGACGCGCAGCGAAACCGTGATCGAGGGCTATGAACTGGGCGGCGAGGCGGTGGCGCGCCGCTTCAAGGTCGCGGCGGACGAACCCACCGAACTGCTCGGCGGCAACAGCGCGCCCAATCCGCAGGAATTGCTGATGACCGCGCTCAACGCCTGCATGACGGTGGGCTATGTCTCGCAGGCGGCGATCCACGGCATCGCCCTCGACTTGATGGAGATCGAGACGCAGGGCCAGCTCGACCTGCGCGGCGTCCTCGGCCTCGATGAGAGCGTGCCGCCCGGCTACCGCCAGCTCGATTATACGGTTCGCATCGGCGGTGATGGCACGCCGGAGCAGTTCGAGGCGATCCACCAGGCGGTGATGAAGACCTCACCCAATTTCTTCAATCTGAACCAGCCGATCTGCATGAACGGCCGGCTGGAGATTGTCTGA